The Streptomyces sp. HUAS CB01 genome has a segment encoding these proteins:
- a CDS encoding Imm21 family immunity protein produces MNLAWIESEGGPVIVVEESLRRLWGGYTNSDYGNACEVEGYTGLVPFGEPSAPCLALAINDIPAPTTYMEEFRAIVQWIAAPSDSRLVEVVREGIDFVNEWEDGSIVQVNGRLAVLDAALPGTEARADELLLVDVEPAVYRLRTADIESDTGTCVRVHKLDRLIE; encoded by the coding sequence ATGAACCTCGCATGGATTGAGTCGGAAGGCGGGCCTGTGATCGTCGTGGAGGAATCGCTGAGGCGCCTCTGGGGTGGATACACGAATTCCGACTACGGCAACGCCTGTGAGGTCGAAGGCTACACCGGGCTGGTGCCGTTCGGAGAGCCGTCGGCGCCATGCCTGGCGTTGGCGATCAACGATATTCCCGCTCCGACAACCTACATGGAGGAGTTCCGGGCCATTGTTCAGTGGATCGCGGCTCCCAGTGACTCTCGACTTGTCGAGGTCGTGCGTGAGGGTATCGACTTCGTGAACGAGTGGGAGGACGGATCGATCGTGCAAGTGAACGGCCGACTGGCCGTTCTCGACGCCGCACTGCCCGGGACGGAAGCCCGCGCGGATGAACTTCTATTGGTGGACGTCGAGCCCGCGGTCTATCGACTGAGGACCGCGGACATCGAGTCGGACACTGGTACCTGCGTGCGAGTCCACAAACTCGATCGGTTGATCGAGTGA